In one Neobacillus sp. CF12 genomic region, the following are encoded:
- the spoVS gene encoding stage V sporulation protein SpoVS, translating to MEILKVSAKSNPNSVAGALAGVLRERGAAEIQAIGAGALNQAVKAVAIARGFVAPSGVDLICIPAFTDIQIDGEERTAIKLIVEPR from the coding sequence ATGGAAATATTAAAAGTTTCAGCAAAATCTAATCCTAATTCTGTAGCTGGTGCACTTGCTGGAGTTCTGCGTGAAAGAGGTGCAGCAGAAATACAGGCAATTGGTGCAGGTGCATTGAATCAGGCTGTTAAAGCAGTAGCGATTGCAAGAGGATTCGTGGCACCTAGCGGAGTAGATTTGATTTGCATCCCTGCGTTCACTGATATTCAGATTGATGGTGAAGAACGCACGGCCATAAAGCTTATTGTTGAACCAAGATGA
- a CDS encoding TIGR00282 family metallophosphoesterase, which yields MNLLFIGDVVGSPGRDMVKEYVPKIKDKYRPNFTIINGENAAGGRGITEKIYREFLGFGAQAVTLGNHSWDNKEIFEFIDSAKNLVRPANFPEGTPGKGLAFFKVNDIEVAVINLQGRTFMPPLDCPFKKADELVELAQERTPFIFVDFHAEATSEKQAMGWYLDGRVSAVVGTHTHVQTADSRVLPGGTGYLTDVGMTGPYDGILGMEREAVITKFLTSLPVRFEVPKTGRNQLSGVYMELDRKSGKCKKMERILINEDNPWYS from the coding sequence ATGAACTTATTATTTATTGGAGATGTTGTAGGCTCGCCAGGCCGTGATATGGTAAAAGAATATGTACCGAAGATAAAAGATAAATATCGACCTAATTTTACAATTATTAATGGTGAGAATGCTGCAGGCGGCAGAGGGATTACCGAAAAGATCTACCGTGAGTTTTTAGGTTTCGGAGCACAAGCTGTAACCCTCGGAAACCACTCGTGGGATAACAAGGAGATATTTGAATTTATCGATAGCGCAAAAAATTTGGTACGCCCAGCCAATTTTCCTGAAGGTACTCCTGGCAAAGGACTAGCATTCTTTAAAGTAAATGACATCGAAGTAGCTGTAATCAATTTACAGGGACGCACCTTTATGCCTCCTCTGGATTGCCCTTTTAAGAAGGCGGATGAATTAGTGGAGTTGGCGCAGGAAAGAACACCATTTATTTTTGTAGATTTCCATGCAGAAGCAACAAGTGAAAAACAAGCAATGGGCTGGTATTTGGATGGCAGAGTTTCTGCAGTCGTTGGAACACATACACACGTGCAAACAGCAGATAGCCGTGTTTTACCGGGCGGCACAGGCTATTTAACGGATGTAGGGATGACAGGTCCTTATGATGGCATTCTGGGTATGGAAAGAGAGGCAGTAATCACAAAGTTTCTTACAAGCCTTCCAGTAAGGTTTGAGGTGCCAAAAACAGGACGAAACCAGCTAAGTGGTGTCTATATGGAACTGGACAGAAAAAGCGGTAAATGCAAGAAAATGGAAAGAATATTAATAAATGAAGATAATCCATGGTACTCGTAA
- the rny gene encoding ribonuclease Y, which produces MEPITIISILLGIIVGAVVGYFVRKSIAEAKIAGAKNAAEQILEDAKRDADSLKKEALLEAKDEIHKLRTEAEREVRERRNELQKQENRLLQREENLDRKDESLNKREILLEKKDDSLNQRQQHIEQMESKVDELVRTQQTELERISSLSREEAKTIIIDKMEQELTYDTAIMIKESENRAKEEADKKAKEILSLAIQRCAADHVAETTVSVVNLPNDEMKGRIIGREGRNIRTLETLTGIDLIIDDTPEAVILSGFDPIRRETARLALEKLVQDGRIHPARIEEMVEKSRREVDEYIREVGEQTTFEVGVHGLHPDLIKILGRLKFRTSYGQNVLKHSMEVAQLSGLLAAELGEDETLARRAGLLHDIGKAIDHEVEGSHVEIGVELATKYKEHPVVINSIASHHGDTAPTSTIAVLVAAADALSAARPGARSETLENYIRRLEKLEEISESYDGVEKSFAIQAGREVRIIVRPDAVDDLAAHRLARDIRKRIEEELDYPGHIKVTVIRETRAVEYAK; this is translated from the coding sequence ATGGAACCTATTACTATCATCTCCATTTTGCTTGGCATTATCGTCGGTGCCGTTGTTGGCTATTTTGTTCGTAAATCCATTGCTGAGGCAAAAATAGCAGGTGCAAAGAATGCTGCAGAGCAGATTCTTGAAGATGCAAAGCGTGACGCTGATTCATTGAAAAAAGAAGCTTTGCTTGAGGCAAAGGATGAAATTCACAAACTTCGTACAGAAGCCGAACGTGAGGTTCGTGAACGAAGAAATGAACTGCAAAAACAAGAAAACCGTTTACTGCAAAGAGAAGAGAATTTAGATCGAAAAGATGAATCGTTAAATAAACGAGAAATTCTATTAGAAAAGAAGGATGATTCTCTTAACCAAAGACAACAGCATATTGAACAGATGGAAAGCAAAGTGGACGAGTTGGTACGAACACAACAAACTGAACTTGAACGTATTTCGAGTTTGTCTCGTGAGGAAGCTAAGACAATCATTATCGATAAAATGGAGCAGGAGTTAACCTATGACACCGCGATAATGATTAAGGAAAGTGAAAATCGCGCGAAAGAGGAAGCAGACAAGAAAGCGAAGGAAATCTTATCGCTAGCAATCCAGCGTTGCGCTGCTGACCATGTTGCGGAAACGACTGTATCTGTAGTCAACCTTCCAAATGATGAAATGAAAGGTCGTATTATCGGCCGTGAAGGAAGAAATATCCGTACACTAGAGACACTTACTGGAATTGATTTAATTATCGATGATACCCCAGAGGCAGTTATTCTATCAGGCTTCGACCCAATTCGACGAGAAACAGCTCGATTGGCGCTTGAAAAGTTAGTCCAAGACGGACGTATCCATCCTGCACGTATTGAGGAAATGGTCGAAAAATCTCGTCGCGAAGTAGATGAGTATATCCGTGAAGTAGGTGAACAAACGACCTTTGAAGTCGGTGTTCATGGATTGCATCCGGACCTAATTAAAATCCTTGGACGCTTAAAGTTCCGTACAAGTTACGGACAAAACGTTCTTAAGCACTCAATGGAGGTTGCTCAGCTTTCGGGCTTACTTGCAGCTGAACTTGGTGAGGATGAAACGCTGGCACGCCGTGCAGGTCTCTTGCACGATATCGGAAAAGCAATTGACCATGAAGTCGAAGGAAGCCATGTTGAAATTGGTGTCGAGCTTGCGACTAAATACAAGGAACACCCTGTTGTTATCAATAGTATAGCATCACACCATGGTGATACGGCACCAACATCAACCATTGCGGTTCTAGTGGCTGCTGCTGATGCATTATCGGCTGCAAGACCAGGAGCACGTAGTGAAACTCTAGAAAACTATATCCGCCGCTTAGAAAAGCTGGAGGAGATTTCAGAGTCTTATGATGGTGTTGAGAAATCCTTTGCCATTCAAGCAGGTCGTGAGGTGCGTATTATTGTAAGACCTGATGCGGTTGATGATTTAGCCGCACATCGTTTGGCTCGAGATATTCGGAAACGAATAGAAGAAGAGCTTGATTATCCAGGACATATTAAAGTAACAGTCATTCGTGAAACACGGGCTGTGGAATACGCAAAATAA
- the recA gene encoding recombinase RecA: MTDRKAALEMALKQIEKQFGKGSIMKMGEKTDTRILTSPSGSLAVDSALGVGGYPRGRIIEIYGPESSGKTTVALHAIAEVQAAGGQAAFIDAEHALDPAYAQKLGVNIDELLLSQPDTGEQALEIAEALVRSGAIDILVVDSVAALVPKAEIEGEMGDSHMGLQARLMSQALRKLSGVINKSKTIAIFINQVREKIGVMFGNPETTPGGRALKFYSTIRVEVRRGEAIKQGTDVVGNKTKIKVVKNKVAPPFRTAEVDIMYGEGISKEGEIIDIGSELDIVQKSGSWYSYNEERIGQGRENAKTFLRENPSIRLEIQQKIRTHFGLDGEKIVTEADDDDQFELID, translated from the coding sequence GTGACTGATCGTAAAGCTGCCTTAGAAATGGCGCTAAAACAGATTGAAAAGCAATTCGGTAAAGGCTCCATTATGAAAATGGGAGAAAAGACAGACACAAGAATTTTAACAAGTCCTAGTGGCTCATTAGCTGTAGATTCAGCACTTGGCGTTGGCGGATATCCTCGCGGACGGATTATTGAGATATACGGCCCAGAGAGCTCTGGTAAAACAACAGTTGCCTTACATGCAATTGCAGAAGTACAAGCTGCAGGCGGACAAGCAGCGTTTATCGACGCTGAGCATGCCCTGGATCCAGCTTATGCACAAAAACTTGGAGTAAACATCGATGAGCTATTGTTATCCCAACCTGACACTGGGGAACAAGCGCTAGAAATCGCAGAAGCACTTGTACGTAGTGGTGCAATTGATATTCTAGTAGTCGATTCCGTTGCAGCATTAGTTCCAAAAGCAGAAATTGAAGGAGAAATGGGAGATTCCCATATGGGTCTTCAAGCACGCTTGATGTCTCAAGCACTCCGCAAACTTTCTGGTGTCATTAACAAATCCAAGACAATCGCAATCTTTATCAACCAGGTTCGTGAAAAAATTGGTGTCATGTTTGGGAACCCCGAGACGACCCCTGGTGGTCGTGCGTTGAAATTCTACTCTACAATCCGTGTTGAAGTACGCCGTGGTGAAGCTATTAAACAAGGTACTGATGTAGTCGGTAACAAAACAAAGATTAAAGTTGTTAAAAATAAAGTTGCACCTCCATTCCGTACGGCAGAAGTAGATATTATGTATGGTGAAGGAATTTCTAAAGAGGGCGAGATCATTGATATTGGCTCTGAATTAGATATCGTTCAAAAGAGCGGTTCCTGGTATTCATATAATGAGGAAAGAATTGGTCAAGGCCGTGAAAATGCGAAGACTTTCTTAAGAGAAAATCCAAGTATTCGTCTTGAAATTCAGCAAAAGATCCGTACACATTTCGGATTAGATGGTGAAAAGATTGTTACTGAAGCTGATGACGATGATCAGTTCGAATTAATAGACTAA
- a CDS encoding competence/damage-inducible protein A — protein MNAEIIAVGSELLLGQIVNSNARFLSQQLAGLGINVFFHTVVGDNSDRLRSAIEIAEKRSNLIIFTGGLGPTKDDLTKETIARHIGKNLVMDQEALESIELYFKKGNRVMTENNKKQALVLEDSTILPNHHGMAPGMMVEKGNCVYMLLPGPPKEMEPMFLKFGTSALSKQVKTDEKIVSRVLRFFGIGEASLETEIVDLIEQQTNPTIAPLAADGECTLRLTAKHQDLQTAEVMLDEVEGNIKARVGQFLYGYDNTSLVAELVKVLKENKLTISAAESLTGGLFQQELTSVPGVSSVLKGGVVCYTNEVKEKVLGVKKETIEKFGVVSNECAKELSENVAALVSADIGISFTGVAGPDEMEGKPVGTVYIGISIRGQQTVVKKLELGGTREANRSRSVKYGCYYLLKQLQESQKAN, from the coding sequence ATGAATGCAGAAATTATTGCTGTTGGTTCTGAATTACTACTAGGTCAAATCGTTAATAGTAATGCACGATTTTTATCGCAACAACTCGCTGGACTTGGCATTAATGTTTTTTTTCATACAGTGGTTGGTGATAATTCTGACCGATTAAGGTCTGCGATTGAAATCGCAGAAAAGCGCTCTAATTTGATTATTTTTACCGGCGGACTTGGGCCGACAAAAGATGATTTAACGAAGGAAACAATTGCCCGCCATATAGGGAAAAATCTCGTAATGGATCAAGAGGCATTAGAATCTATTGAACTTTATTTTAAAAAGGGAAATAGGGTAATGACTGAAAATAATAAGAAGCAGGCCCTTGTTTTAGAAGACTCTACTATCCTGCCAAATCATCATGGGATGGCACCGGGTATGATGGTCGAGAAGGGTAATTGCGTATATATGCTACTGCCAGGCCCTCCGAAAGAAATGGAGCCCATGTTTTTGAAATTCGGTACTTCCGCTTTGTCAAAACAAGTGAAAACAGATGAGAAAATAGTTTCTAGAGTGTTGAGGTTCTTTGGAATCGGAGAGGCTTCACTAGAAACAGAAATTGTTGATTTAATAGAGCAACAAACTAATCCAACAATTGCGCCCCTTGCCGCAGATGGAGAATGCACGTTACGGTTAACCGCAAAGCACCAAGACTTGCAAACAGCAGAAGTAATGCTTGATGAAGTTGAGGGTAACATTAAGGCGCGAGTAGGGCAGTTTTTATATGGTTATGACAATACTTCGTTGGTAGCTGAGTTAGTGAAAGTCTTAAAGGAAAATAAGTTGACGATATCGGCTGCAGAGAGTTTAACAGGAGGATTGTTTCAACAAGAACTAACGAGTGTTCCAGGTGTTAGTTCCGTCCTTAAGGGCGGGGTTGTTTGTTACACGAATGAGGTAAAGGAAAAAGTCTTGGGAGTTAAAAAAGAAACAATTGAAAAGTTTGGGGTAGTTAGTAATGAGTGTGCAAAAGAACTATCTGAAAATGTTGCGGCCTTAGTATCTGCTGATATAGGGATTAGTTTCACCGGTGTTGCTGGACCTGATGAAATGGAAGGCAAGCCTGTTGGAACAGTTTACATTGGGATTTCGATTAGAGGACAGCAAACAGTGGTTAAAAAGCTAGAACTTGGCGGAACAAGAGAAGCAAACCGAAGCCGTTCGGTAAAATATGGCTGCTATTATTTACTAAAGCAATTGCAAGAATCACAGAAAGCTAACTAG
- the pgsA gene encoding CDP-diacylglycerol--glycerol-3-phosphate 3-phosphatidyltransferase, with protein MNVPNQITISRILLIPIFLIIMLAPFDWGNMHLLGADLPVTHFVGALIFIFASSTDWVDGYYARKYNLVTNMGKFLDPLADKLLVSAALVVLVDLGYAASWIVIAIISREFAVTGLRLLLVEGGEVVAANNLGKIKTWAQIIAISALLLHNIIFEMIGFPFDDLALWVALIFTIWSGWDYFAKNMHVFKNSK; from the coding sequence ATGAATGTACCAAATCAAATAACGATATCAAGGATACTATTAATTCCTATTTTCTTGATAATTATGCTTGCCCCTTTTGATTGGGGAAACATGCACCTCTTGGGAGCTGATCTTCCGGTTACTCATTTTGTTGGCGCACTAATCTTTATTTTTGCTTCTTCGACAGATTGGGTAGATGGCTATTACGCCAGAAAATATAATCTTGTTACAAATATGGGGAAATTTCTCGATCCGCTAGCTGATAAGTTACTTGTATCTGCTGCATTGGTCGTCTTAGTTGATTTAGGATATGCAGCGTCTTGGATTGTTATTGCAATTATAAGCAGAGAATTCGCAGTTACCGGTCTTCGTCTCTTACTCGTAGAAGGTGGAGAAGTGGTAGCGGCCAATAACCTTGGGAAAATCAAAACCTGGGCACAAATAATCGCAATTTCTGCACTTTTATTACATAATATTATTTTTGAAATGATTGGATTTCCATTTGATGATCTAGCATTATGGGTTGCATTGATTTTTACTATCTGGTCAGGATGGGATTATTTTGCGAAGAATATGCATGTTTTTAAAAATTCTAAATAG
- a CDS encoding RodZ domain-containing protein, which produces MTELGNRLKEARLAKGLSLEDLQSITKIQKRYLIGIEEGNYSSMPGNFYVRAFVKQYAEALQLNPDEIFETYKSEIPATHNEDLPEQLSRVKTRKTVTEGSSKIFDIIPKVLIGVFIIGAAGVLYYFVVNNVGDKANDIINKKDEPVKFVRSENLDKADETKKEETKDTEEEKNDEQKTVEETPIVETPKQELTAVQSSGENSTYDLKNAEKFVVKLVSTGKTWINVKNSSGVSKFQGLLSTTDIQSKEVDLTGESKAVIVVGNTVATEIYVNDQKLEYAITPADEVLQNITIQYVPKNE; this is translated from the coding sequence GTGACTGAATTAGGTAATCGACTAAAAGAAGCGCGATTAGCCAAAGGGTTAAGCTTAGAGGATTTACAGTCAATCACAAAAATACAAAAGCGATATTTAATAGGTATTGAAGAAGGCAATTACTCTAGCATGCCAGGAAATTTTTATGTCCGTGCTTTTGTAAAGCAATATGCTGAAGCTCTTCAACTTAATCCCGATGAAATTTTTGAAACATATAAAAGTGAAATACCTGCAACTCACAATGAAGATTTACCAGAACAATTGTCTAGAGTAAAAACCCGAAAGACTGTAACAGAAGGATCATCGAAAATATTCGATATTATCCCAAAAGTCTTGATAGGGGTCTTTATTATTGGTGCTGCTGGTGTGCTGTATTATTTTGTTGTTAATAACGTTGGTGACAAAGCGAATGATATCATTAATAAGAAAGATGAACCCGTTAAATTTGTTCGCTCTGAGAATCTAGACAAAGCAGATGAGACAAAAAAAGAAGAAACAAAGGATACTGAAGAAGAAAAGAATGATGAACAAAAGACTGTTGAGGAAACTCCGATTGTAGAAACGCCTAAACAAGAATTAACTGCCGTACAAAGCAGTGGAGAAAACTCAACCTATGATTTGAAAAATGCAGAAAAATTTGTTGTGAAACTGGTTTCAACAGGGAAAACATGGATAAATGTTAAAAATAGCAGTGGTGTATCAAAGTTCCAGGGGTTATTATCAACCACTGATATACAAAGTAAGGAAGTAGATTTAACGGGAGAATCGAAAGCAGTCATTGTTGTTGGTAATACGGTCGCGACAGAGATTTACGTAAATGACCAAAAGCTTGAGTATGCAATCACACCTGCTGATGAGGTTCTTCAGAACATAACGATTCAATACGTTCCGAAGAACGAATAG
- a CDS encoding YmfK family protein: MEKKEWYLEYEIQKNRPGLLGDISSLLGMLSINIVTINGVDEGRRGLLILVKDDNQIKRLESILNTMDTIKVIKIREPKLRDRLAVRHGRYIQRDADDKKTFRFVRNELGVLVDFMAELFKQEGHKLIGIRGMPRVGKTESVVAASVCANKRWLFVSSTLLKQTIRNQLIQDEYNENNLFILDGIVSTKRASERHWQLVREIMRLPAVKVVEHPDIFVQNSEYTLDDFDYIIELRNDADEEITYDIVDQNNLFSGSDFGDFGF, from the coding sequence ATGGAGAAGAAAGAGTGGTATTTAGAATATGAGATTCAAAAAAACCGTCCTGGTTTATTGGGCGACATTTCTTCATTACTCGGGATGCTGTCGATTAATATTGTAACGATTAACGGAGTAGATGAAGGTAGACGTGGGTTATTGATTTTAGTAAAAGATGATAATCAAATTAAACGGTTAGAGTCAATTTTAAATACAATGGACACAATAAAAGTAATTAAGATTAGGGAACCAAAACTACGTGACAGGCTGGCAGTTCGTCATGGGCGGTACATACAACGTGATGCTGATGATAAAAAGACATTCCGATTTGTTCGAAATGAACTTGGGGTATTAGTTGATTTTATGGCTGAATTATTTAAGCAGGAAGGACACAAACTGATAGGGATTCGTGGGATGCCTAGGGTAGGGAAAACAGAGTCTGTAGTTGCAGCGAGTGTCTGTGCCAATAAACGGTGGCTATTTGTTTCTTCCACTCTTTTAAAACAAACCATACGGAATCAGCTGATTCAAGATGAATACAACGAAAACAATTTGTTCATTCTTGACGGAATTGTTTCAACCAAACGTGCAAGTGAGCGGCATTGGCAACTTGTACGAGAGATCATGCGTTTACCTGCGGTTAAAGTGGTCGAACATCCTGATATCTTTGTTCAAAATTCTGAGTATACCCTGGATGATTTTGACTATATTATCGAATTAAGAAACGATGCTGATGAAGAAATTACATATGACATTGTTGACCAAAATAACTTATTCTCTGGCTCTGATTTTGGAGATTTTGGATTTTAA
- a CDS encoding DUF3243 domain-containing protein, translating into MSVLDNWKQWEDFLADRLHQAQNEGMSEGAISALALQIGDYLSEQVEPKNEQERILADLWSVADKEEQQAIANIMVKLVQNNGSR; encoded by the coding sequence ATGTCTGTTTTAGATAACTGGAAACAATGGGAAGACTTTCTTGCTGACCGCCTTCATCAAGCACAAAATGAAGGGATGAGCGAAGGTGCTATAAGTGCGCTTGCATTACAAATTGGTGATTATCTATCTGAACAGGTTGAGCCTAAAAACGAGCAGGAGAGAATCCTGGCAGACTTATGGTCTGTGGCAGACAAGGAAGAGCAGCAAGCAATTGCTAACATTATGGTTAAATTAGTTCAAAATAATGGTAGTCGCTAA
- a CDS encoding SDR family oxidoreductase yields MGKYALITGASGGIGQAAALKLASLGYHLYLHFNQNEKSIKELLAQVKPFGGEYITIQANLEDPEGYKKICSQIFSLDAIIHCSGNSHYGLLVDTNQQEVESIMRVHVTNPLLITKELLPKLVKKRSGNIILISSIWGQTGAACEVAYSTAKGAQISFVKALSKEVALNGVRVNAIAPGAVETPMMGQFSEEDKQLLQYEIPMGRLGLPEEIANGVKFLLSDDSSYITGQVLSINGGWYT; encoded by the coding sequence GTGGGAAAATATGCATTAATCACGGGAGCAAGCGGCGGGATCGGGCAAGCGGCTGCCTTAAAGTTAGCGTCTTTGGGGTATCATTTATATTTACATTTTAATCAAAATGAAAAATCAATAAAAGAATTATTAGCACAAGTCAAACCCTTTGGCGGAGAATACATAACGATTCAAGCTAATCTAGAGGATCCTGAGGGATACAAAAAGATTTGTTCGCAAATTTTCTCCCTCGATGCGATTATTCATTGTAGTGGAAATAGCCATTATGGTCTCCTGGTGGATACCAATCAACAGGAGGTAGAATCGATAATGAGGGTTCATGTTACGAATCCATTATTGATTACAAAAGAATTGTTGCCAAAGTTAGTGAAAAAACGATCAGGAAATATCATCCTTATTTCTTCCATTTGGGGTCAAACTGGCGCAGCTTGTGAAGTTGCCTATTCGACTGCAAAAGGGGCGCAAATTTCATTTGTAAAGGCCTTAAGCAAAGAGGTCGCATTAAATGGAGTGCGTGTGAATGCGATTGCACCTGGTGCCGTTGAGACACCTATGATGGGGCAATTCTCAGAGGAGGATAAACAGTTGCTTCAATATGAAATCCCAATGGGCAGACTGGGTCTTCCAGAGGAAATTGCTAATGGTGTAAAGTTTCTGCTTTCAGACGATTCTTCATATATAACAGGCCAAGTTCTTTCAATTAATGGCGGTTGGTATACATGA
- a CDS encoding pitrilysin family protein, which translates to MEKINFDQLQEELYHEKLPNGLNVYILPKKGFNKTFATFTTKYGSIDNNFVPLGKEEYVKVPDGIAHFLEHKLFEKEDGDVFQQFSRQGASANAFTSFTRTAYLFSSTSDVEKNLKTLVDFVQDPYFSEKTVEKEKGIIGQEITMYDDNPDWRLYFGLIQNLYQNHPVKIDIAGTIESISHITKDLLYECYNTFYHPSNMLLFIVGPVDPTKFMDQIRDNQLKKVYEDMPEIKRKFEDEPVHAAQQKQVLEMNVQTSKCLIGMKALHVDQSGAELLKNELTMNVLLDLMFGKSSDNYTQLYNDGLIDETFSYDYTQEQGFGFAMIGGDTENPEKLTDQLKDMLFQAKNGTTFTEEQLDRAKKKKIGGFLRAVNSPEYIANQFTRYAFNDMNLFDVVPTLEKITLNDVKTMASEVISEERFSVCQVIPKK; encoded by the coding sequence ATGGAGAAAATTAATTTCGACCAACTCCAGGAAGAACTTTACCACGAAAAGTTACCCAATGGGTTAAATGTATATATTTTACCTAAAAAGGGATTTAACAAGACATTTGCCACATTTACAACAAAATACGGATCGATTGATAATAACTTTGTACCTTTAGGGAAAGAGGAATATGTAAAGGTACCGGATGGGATTGCTCATTTTCTTGAGCATAAGCTCTTTGAAAAAGAAGACGGAGATGTCTTTCAACAGTTCAGCAGGCAGGGGGCATCTGCAAACGCCTTTACATCCTTTACCCGGACAGCATATTTATTTTCCAGTACTTCGGATGTAGAGAAGAACCTGAAAACGTTAGTTGATTTTGTTCAAGATCCTTACTTTTCGGAAAAAACGGTTGAAAAGGAAAAAGGAATTATTGGTCAAGAAATCACCATGTATGACGATAATCCGGATTGGCGTCTCTATTTTGGCCTGATTCAAAATCTATATCAAAACCATCCGGTAAAGATTGATATAGCAGGTACAATAGAATCAATCTCCCATATCACAAAAGACTTGCTTTATGAATGCTACAATACTTTTTATCACCCAAGCAATATGTTGTTGTTTATTGTTGGCCCAGTGGACCCCACGAAATTTATGGACCAAATCAGAGATAACCAACTGAAAAAGGTATACGAAGACATGCCAGAAATTAAGCGTAAGTTTGAAGATGAACCTGTACATGCAGCCCAGCAGAAACAAGTCCTAGAGATGAATGTGCAAACCTCTAAATGTTTAATAGGGATGAAAGCACTTCACGTAGATCAATCGGGAGCTGAGTTGTTAAAGAATGAGTTAACAATGAATGTACTCCTAGATTTGATGTTTGGAAAAAGTTCAGACAATTATACTCAACTTTATAATGATGGTCTTATTGATGAAACTTTCTCTTATGACTATACACAGGAACAGGGATTTGGCTTTGCGATGATTGGCGGGGATACTGAAAATCCTGAAAAATTAACTGATCAACTTAAAGACATGTTATTTCAAGCGAAAAACGGAACCACTTTTACAGAAGAGCAATTAGATAGGGCAAAAAAGAAGAAAATTGGGGGATTTTTACGTGCTGTGAATTCACCCGAGTATATTGCAAATCAATTCACAAGATATGCCTTTAATGACATGAATTTATTTGATGTTGTTCCTACATTAGAGAAAATCACCTTAAATGATGTTAAAACGATGGCGTCAGAAGTTATTTCGGAAGAGCGTTTCTCAGTATGTCAAGTGATACCAAAGAAATAA